One Anastrepha obliqua isolate idAnaObli1 chromosome 6, idAnaObli1_1.0, whole genome shotgun sequence DNA window includes the following coding sequences:
- the LOC129249911 gene encoding protein GVQW3-like, whose product MEQRANIKFCVKLGKTFSETYELMQKVYGDDCLARSNVYNWLKRFKNGREDLNDDERPGRPEASNRAELVEKVREIIAVDGNFTVRMLAEELNSSTGTLYKIETGDLGKRKVCARFVPHQLNEYQKIAHVEHCKDIISTAENNPDFLDSIITRDETWCFKYDPETKRQSAEWKTKGEPKAKKLHFQKSRIKTMLITFYDSKGIEHKEFVAEG is encoded by the coding sequence ATGGAGCaaagagcaaatattaaattctgtgttaaacttggaaaaacatttagtGAGACGTACGAATTgatgcaaaaagtttatggtgatgattgtTTAGCTCGTtcaaatgtatataattggcttaaacgatttaaaaatggtCGTGAAGATTTGAATGATGATGAAAGACCTGGTCGTCCAGAAGCAAGTAATCGTGCtgaattggtggaaaaagtCCGCGAAATCATTGCTGTTGACGGAAATTTCACTGTAAGAATGTTGGCTGAAGAATTAAATTCATCTACTGGTACTCTTTACAAAATTGAAACTGGCGATTTGGGTAAAAGAAAGGTTTGTGCACGCTTTGTTCCACACCAATTAAATGAATATCAAAAAATCGCTCATGTAGAGCATTGTAAAGACATCATTTCAACAGCTGAAAACAATCCAGATTTTCTTGATTCGATCATAACTCGTGACGAAACATGGTGCTTCAAATATgaccctgaaactaagcgtcaatctGCAGAATGGAAGACGAAAGGGGAGCCAAAAGCGAAGAAATTGCATTTTCAGAAGTCAAGAATCAAAACAATGTTGATCACGTTCTACGATTCCAAGGGTATTGAACACAAGGAATTTGTTGCAGAAGGTTAA